In Cupriavidus taiwanensis, the following are encoded in one genomic region:
- the yaaA gene encoding peroxide stress protein YaaA — MLIVLSPAKSLDYETPARIKTHTLPRFIDRSAALIERLRRLAPQDVGALMDISDKLAVLNVTRYADWSPTFTAANSKQAVLAFNGDVYDGLDAKSLSAEDLGFAQKHLRILSGLYGVLRPLDRMQPYRLEMGTRLDNAAGKDLYAFWGDDVTQMLNADMSELKQEGAPVLVNLASEEYFKVVRPKVLQARIVTPVFEDWKGGRYKIISFHAKRARGTMARYAVTHRVTEPDKLKRFAEDGYAFDKAASDATRWVFRRRLED; from the coding sequence ATGCTCATCGTTTTGTCTCCCGCCAAGTCGCTGGACTACGAGACTCCCGCCCGCATCAAGACCCACACGCTGCCGCGCTTCATCGACCGTTCCGCCGCGCTGATCGAGCGCCTGCGCCGGCTGGCGCCGCAGGACGTGGGCGCGCTGATGGACATCTCGGACAAGCTCGCGGTGCTCAACGTGACGCGCTACGCCGACTGGTCGCCAACGTTTACCGCGGCCAACAGCAAGCAGGCGGTGCTGGCCTTCAACGGCGATGTCTACGACGGCCTCGACGCCAAATCGCTGTCGGCCGAAGACCTCGGCTTCGCGCAGAAGCATCTGCGCATCCTGTCCGGCCTGTACGGCGTGCTGCGCCCGCTGGACCGGATGCAGCCCTACCGGCTGGAAATGGGCACGCGGCTGGACAACGCCGCCGGCAAGGACCTGTACGCGTTCTGGGGCGACGATGTCACGCAGATGCTCAACGCCGACATGTCCGAGCTGAAGCAGGAAGGCGCGCCGGTGCTGGTCAACCTTGCTTCGGAAGAGTATTTCAAGGTGGTGCGGCCCAAGGTGCTGCAGGCGCGCATCGTCACGCCGGTATTCGAGGACTGGAAGGGCGGCCGCTACAAGATCATTTCGTTCCACGCCAAGCGGGCCCGCGGCACCATGGCGCGCTACGCGGTGACGCACCGCGTGACCGAGCCGGACAAGCTCAAGCGCTTCGCCGAGGACGGCTATGCCTTCGACAAGGCGGCGTCGGACGCGACCCGCTGGGTGTTCCGCCGCCGCCTGGAAGACTGA
- a CDS encoding M14 family metallopeptidase, producing the protein MLHISSHFDSGAIEVEALDRADDIRLRIRADSHADFRQWFHFRLQGAAGQACRLHFLNAGDCTYPDGWRDYRAVASYDRANWFRVPTRFDGQVMTVEVTPEHDSIWFAYFEPYPDERHLSLLASCQRSPLARLSHLGSTVDGRDMTRVTVGEPGPGKSTIWMIARQHPGESMAEWFVEGVLQRLTGTGMWAGDPVARKLLERAVFHIVPNMNPDGSARGNLRTNAAGANLNREWMAPSPDTSPEVYHVRRAIEASGCDMFFDIHGDEGLPYNFVAGSEMLPGFTEARRREQQRFIEAFKRASPDFQDVHGYAASKYNADALKLASKYIGHTFGCLALTLEMPFKDNADLPDPEVGWNGARSALLGTAMLQAILDYLG; encoded by the coding sequence ATGCTGCATATCTCTTCGCATTTCGATTCCGGCGCCATCGAGGTCGAGGCGCTCGACCGCGCCGACGATATCCGCCTGCGCATCCGCGCCGATTCGCACGCCGACTTCCGCCAGTGGTTCCATTTCCGCTTGCAGGGCGCGGCCGGGCAGGCGTGCCGCCTGCACTTCCTGAACGCGGGCGATTGCACCTATCCGGATGGCTGGCGCGACTACCGCGCGGTGGCGTCCTACGACCGCGCCAACTGGTTCCGCGTGCCGACGCGCTTCGACGGCCAGGTGATGACCGTCGAGGTCACGCCCGAGCACGACAGCATCTGGTTCGCGTATTTCGAGCCGTACCCGGATGAGCGCCACCTGTCGCTGCTGGCGAGCTGCCAGCGCTCGCCGCTGGCGCGGCTGTCGCACCTGGGCAGCACCGTCGACGGGCGCGACATGACGCGCGTCACCGTCGGCGAGCCCGGCCCGGGCAAGTCGACCATCTGGATGATCGCGCGCCAGCATCCGGGCGAGAGCATGGCCGAATGGTTTGTCGAGGGCGTGCTGCAGCGGCTGACCGGCACCGGCATGTGGGCAGGCGACCCGGTCGCGCGCAAGCTGCTCGAGCGCGCGGTGTTCCATATCGTGCCGAACATGAACCCCGACGGCTCGGCGCGCGGCAACCTGCGCACCAATGCCGCCGGCGCCAACCTGAACCGCGAGTGGATGGCGCCGAGCCCCGACACCAGCCCCGAGGTCTACCACGTGCGCCGCGCGATCGAGGCCAGCGGCTGCGACATGTTCTTCGATATCCATGGCGACGAGGGCCTGCCGTACAACTTCGTCGCCGGCAGCGAGATGCTGCCGGGCTTCACCGAAGCGCGCCGGCGCGAGCAGCAGCGCTTTATCGAGGCCTTCAAGCGGGCCTCGCCGGACTTCCAGGACGTGCATGGCTATGCCGCCAGCAAGTACAACGCCGATGCGCTCAAGCTGGCGTCGAAGTACATCGGCCATACCTTCGGCTGCCTGGCGCTGACGCTGGAGATGCCGTTCAAGGACAACGCCGACCTGCCGGATCCTGAGGTGGGATGGAATGGTGCGCGCAGTGCGCTGCTGGGGACGGCGATGCTGCAGGCGATACTGGATTACCTGGGCTGA
- a CDS encoding BspC domain-containing protein has product MIRRISAMLGSRLRMVAAAVAGAIALAGCANLPDEAAGSAGATSTAPAPAAAQARPAAAPAPAPAPAVSASPPTKTINLPDRGRVSLAEYRARMREQLMKTENATSDVADCAAHASWVVPRSATYDALKIPTGALAAGQATTEPWSGRFSPGKQAVPVSSVVTFAATAHKRRGSDDWQPVKVRCGYDDGMMLAYELLDSGGATISEPAAAPAVPTATRTSASKSRKSAKGKSTAAKSGKASASKSVKSGSARSTSAKSTSGSAKASSKKKQ; this is encoded by the coding sequence GTGATCCGACGAATCTCCGCAATGCTCGGCAGCCGGCTCCGCATGGTGGCTGCCGCAGTGGCCGGTGCGATCGCGCTGGCAGGCTGCGCCAACCTGCCGGACGAGGCCGCCGGCAGCGCCGGCGCCACCAGCACGGCCCCGGCCCCCGCCGCGGCGCAAGCCCGCCCCGCCGCCGCCCCGGCCCCTGCACCCGCCCCGGCAGTCTCCGCATCGCCCCCCACCAAGACCATCAACCTGCCCGACCGCGGCCGCGTCAGCCTGGCCGAGTACCGCGCGCGCATGCGCGAACAGCTGATGAAGACCGAGAACGCCACCAGCGACGTGGCCGACTGCGCCGCCCACGCCAGCTGGGTGGTGCCGCGCTCGGCCACCTACGACGCGTTGAAGATCCCCACCGGCGCGCTCGCCGCGGGACAGGCCACCACCGAGCCCTGGAGCGGGCGTTTCTCGCCGGGCAAGCAGGCGGTGCCGGTCAGCTCGGTGGTCACCTTCGCCGCCACCGCGCACAAGCGCCGCGGCAGCGACGACTGGCAGCCGGTGAAGGTGCGCTGCGGCTATGACGACGGCATGATGCTGGCGTACGAACTGCTCGACAGCGGCGGCGCCACCATCAGCGAGCCCGCCGCCGCGCCGGCGGTGCCCACCGCCACGCGCACGTCGGCCAGCAAGAGCCGCAAGAGCGCGAAGGGCAAGAGCACGGCGGCGAAGTCGGGCAAGGCTTCGGCATCGAAGTCGGTGAAGTCGGGTTCGGCCAGGTCGACGTCGGCGAAATCGACGTCGGGTTCGGCCAAGGCTAGCAGCAAGAAGAAGCAGTAA
- a CDS encoding pyridoxal phosphate-dependent aminotransferase: protein MSADTTLAPLTPPPSRLPGVGTTIFTVMSALAAEKNAVNLGQGFPDFDCDARIVDAVAGAMRAGHNQYPPMAGVPRLRQAIAAKIASLYDHQYSWDTEITVTAGATQGILTAILCAVHPGDEVIVLEPCYDSYLPAIELAGATAVPVALEAPAFRVPFDKLAAAITPRTRMILINTPHNPTGTIWRAADMERLAQIVAGTDILLLSDEVYEHMVYDGQPHASVSRHPELARRSFVISSFGKTYHVTGWKVGYVAAPAALMAEFRKVHQFNVFTVNTPVQHGLADYMADAAPYLQLPAFYQAKRDFFRAGLAGSRFKLLPSDGTYFQCVDYSAISDLSEADFAMWLTREIGVAAIPVSAFYSQPREAGVVRFCFAKKEETLALALERLGKL, encoded by the coding sequence ATGTCCGCAGACACCACGCTCGCTCCCCTGACGCCGCCGCCCTCGCGCCTGCCCGGCGTCGGCACCACCATCTTCACCGTGATGTCGGCGCTCGCCGCCGAGAAGAACGCGGTCAACCTGGGCCAGGGCTTCCCGGACTTCGACTGCGACGCCAGGATCGTCGATGCGGTGGCCGGCGCCATGCGCGCCGGCCATAACCAGTACCCGCCGATGGCGGGCGTGCCGCGCCTGCGCCAGGCCATCGCCGCCAAGATCGCCAGCCTGTATGACCACCAGTACAGCTGGGACACCGAGATCACGGTCACCGCGGGCGCAACGCAGGGCATCCTGACCGCGATCCTGTGCGCGGTGCATCCGGGCGACGAGGTGATCGTGCTGGAGCCGTGCTACGACAGCTACCTGCCCGCGATCGAGCTGGCCGGCGCCACCGCGGTGCCGGTCGCGCTGGAAGCGCCCGCCTTCCGCGTGCCCTTCGACAAGCTCGCCGCCGCGATCACGCCGCGCACGCGCATGATCCTGATCAACACGCCGCACAACCCCACCGGCACGATCTGGCGCGCGGCCGACATGGAACGGCTGGCGCAGATCGTCGCCGGCACCGACATCCTGCTGCTGTCGGACGAGGTCTACGAGCATATGGTCTACGACGGCCAGCCGCATGCCTCGGTGTCGCGCCACCCGGAGCTGGCGCGGCGCAGCTTCGTCATCTCCAGCTTCGGCAAGACCTACCACGTGACCGGCTGGAAGGTCGGCTACGTGGCCGCGCCCGCCGCGCTGATGGCGGAATTCCGCAAGGTGCACCAGTTCAACGTATTCACGGTGAACACGCCGGTGCAGCACGGCCTGGCCGACTACATGGCCGATGCCGCGCCCTACCTGCAGCTGCCGGCGTTCTACCAGGCCAAACGCGATTTCTTCCGCGCGGGGCTGGCCGGTTCGCGCTTCAAGCTGCTGCCGTCGGACGGCACGTATTTCCAGTGCGTCGATTATTCCGCCATCTCTGACCTGAGCGAGGCCGACTTCGCCATGTGGCTGACGCGCGAGATCGGCGTGGCCGCGATCCCGGTCTCGGCCTTCTACTCGCAGCCGCGTGAAGCGGGCGTGGTGCGCTTCTGCTTTGCGAAGAAGGAAGAGACGCTGGCGCTGGCGCTGGAGCGGTTGGGGAAGCTGTGA
- a CDS encoding PIN domain-containing protein, whose product MRLDTTATNPPAGTADCPAGITSAPRVVLDSNIWVDLLVFRDPHVEPIRAALEAGTIAPVIRADCREELRRVLAYPQFARFDVDIGAALATVDRLASLEAAPPQADCDAIRLPRCKDTDDQKFVELAHFAGAACLVSKDKAVLKLRTRLRRSSGVEVMTPPAFGAWLAALDAPADPL is encoded by the coding sequence ATGCGCCTCGACACCACCGCAACCAACCCGCCCGCCGGCACGGCCGACTGCCCCGCCGGCATCACATCCGCGCCGCGCGTGGTGCTGGACTCCAATATCTGGGTCGACCTGCTGGTGTTCCGCGACCCGCACGTCGAGCCGATCCGCGCCGCGCTGGAAGCCGGCACCATCGCCCCGGTGATCCGCGCCGACTGCCGCGAGGAACTGCGCCGGGTGCTGGCCTATCCGCAATTCGCGCGCTTCGACGTCGATATCGGCGCGGCGCTGGCCACCGTCGACCGGCTCGCCAGCCTGGAAGCGGCGCCGCCGCAGGCCGACTGCGACGCGATCCGCCTGCCGCGCTGCAAGGACACCGACGACCAGAAGTTCGTCGAGCTGGCCCACTTTGCCGGCGCCGCCTGCCTGGTCTCGAAGGACAAGGCCGTGCTCAAGCTGCGCACGCGGCTGCGCCGCAGCAGCGGCGTGGAAGTGATGACGCCGCCGGCATTCGGCGCCTGGCTGGCCGCGCTGGACGCGCCCGCCGATCCGCTTTAG